GCGGTAGCTGGGTGCACAGGATGTGGTCAGGATGACCTctcattgccatggcaacgataGGGTCCTTGTGATAACGTCACAGGAGGGCCAATCTGAAGGGACAAGGAGCACCCCTCCCTCTcccagccttctaaatgctgcgattgatATCGATCACAGCGTTTAGAGGGTTAAATGGCACCGAGGTGACAGTGGAAGGTCAGCTATATGTTTATGTTATAGTTTTGCTATCAATTTATGTCATTTTGCGTGAACCCTTTCCCCACCATGACGTATATTTATGTAAAattttgtgaaggggttaataaaaaaatacaggacCCATTAAAGGAAGTGATAAATTGCTGTAATTAGGGTATTTTCCCCTACATCATGATTCTCTCAGGAGGGGTAGAAAAAATCTGGTGCCAGATTCTTCAAGAAGTTAAGTGAATGGGTGTAACTACAACATTGCTAAGTActgagtaaggccgggatcacacacagcgagatacggcagagtctcgcaggttaaaaccaagctctggcaccggcactccagagcggagcgtgcggccgcacagcaacacatggagctgcacgctccgctccagagtgccggtgccagagcttggttttaacctgcgagactctgccgtatctcgctgtagtgtgatcccggcctaatagacACTTTCAGTTTCATTTCTTCCTTCTTCCGTCTGCCATGGCGTCTGCTGATCTGAGAGACGAGCTGCTCTGCTCCATCTGTTTATCTACATTTAAGGACCCTGTAatgctgagatgtggacacaacttctgccgggtctgtattgGTCGTGTGCTGGATACACAGGACGGGTCTGGAGTTTATTCCTGTTCTGAATGCAGAGAAGAGTTTCGGGTGCGGCCGTCACTGATGAGGAACATAAATCTCCATAAAGTCGCAGAACGTTTCCTGATTACTCAGCAAGAACAAgaggagatcaccgggatctgctgcacttactgtgtggactctcctgtacctgctgttagatcctgtcttcgctgtgaggcttctctgtgtgataaacacctgagggttcacagcaaatcaccagaacacgtcttatctgatcccagcacttctctggagaaaaggaaatgttctgtccataagaaGGTCCAGATATATTACTGCACTGAGGACgctgcttgtatctgtgtgtcctgcagtttgGCCGGAGATCATCGGGGACACCAGGTGGAGATGCTGGATGAGGCCTctgagaagaaggagaagaaattGAGAAATGATCTGCAGAAACTGATCACAAAGAGAGAGAAGACTGAGGAAAGAGTCCAGAGActggaggagcgcaggagaaaagctcaaggaaaagcagctggagaagccgagagagtcactgccctgtgtacagacatcaggagacgggtggacgacctggagaagaaggtcctgagtgagatctccaggcaggaaaaggaagagtcactgtcactgtctgct
This is a stretch of genomic DNA from Ranitomeya variabilis isolate aRanVar5 unplaced genomic scaffold, aRanVar5.hap1 Scaffold_224, whole genome shotgun sequence. It encodes these proteins:
- the LOC143789367 gene encoding E3 ubiquitin-protein ligase TRIM39-like → MASADLRDELLCSICLSTFKDPVMLRCGHNFCRVCIGRVLDTQDGSGVYSCSECREEFRVRPSLMRNINLHKVAERFLITQQEQEEITGICCTYCVDSPVPAVRSCLRCEASLCDKHLRVHSKSPEHVLSDPSTSLEKRKCSVHKKVQIYYCTEDAACICVSCSLAGDHRGHQVEMLDEASEKKEKKLRNDLQKLITKREKTEERVQRLEERRRKAQGKAAGEAERVTALCTDIRRRVDDLEKKVLSEISRQEKEESLSLSALIHHLEIKKDELSRKMRHIEELCNMTDPLTVLQEPDTGDLCDPEEKGGDEDTGGHDKQLHDGDDLDVAVISHTLHKLYDVISGIRSGIYVEGPADILLDVTTANNNVLISDDLKTATWTREKQKRPETAERFQGYNQVMSRRGFTSGRHYWDVESSRSGGWRVGMCYPSIDRRGGSSYIGNNNKSWSLWRCNNNQYSVIHDSKEIRLPDKISSYRVRIYLDYEAGQLSFYELCDPIRHLHTFTVTFSEPLHAALC